In Vibrio sp. NTOU-M3, the following proteins share a genomic window:
- a CDS encoding Lpp/OprI family alanine-zipper lipoprotein — protein sequence MNKMLIAAAASSVLLLAGCASGLDEATTAKMDELSNQVSQLTNEVSALKSDLSTEVQKAGDAAMSAQEEAARANERIDNIAQSYTK from the coding sequence ATGAACAAAATGTTAATCGCAGCTGCAGCGTCTTCTGTACTTCTACTGGCTGGTTGTGCTTCTGGTCTGGACGAAGCAACAACAGCAAAAATGGATGAGCTAAGCAACCAAGTTAGCCAGCTAACCAACGAAGTTTCTGCACTGAAATCAGATCTATCGACTGAAGTTCAGAAAGCTGGCGATGCTGCAATGTCTGCTCAAGAAGAAGCAGCACGTGCAAACGAGCGTATCGACAATATTGCTCAGTCTTACACTAAGTAA
- a CDS encoding methyl-accepting chemotaxis protein, with product MRQLLSGLSVKMQVVVPVAFTMLLLIAGIAFSTTSLKHAFSQVSESTEDLVTHKDELTQIVDNTYGMRISAIYSLFKADEIKVLPSVLKEKQQNNRELLASLNSVSGMEQEVSAMQQAMDHYVNYSINVMLPLLQIKHHEQYPSPDFQQQYTQAANAYREAGNQMVTAIANLSKKLNTIALDEVAQNEQSHSGVLNNATLGLIAVLAIAAILSWILAGIIVTPIKQLQNVMREVASGNLTVESHPVGHNEIAVLSDDVNSTIHQLRNTIEALVRVSNDVASASTELAAVMTQSSHNSDQERQEVEQVASAVNQLESTASEVTQNANEADSASSIVDQLAKESLDKFTRNHKASTQMADQLSEAAQLVNSLKEQSEQIGKVIEVIEGISEQTNLLALNAAIEAARAGESGRGFAVVADEVRMLAARTQESTKEIQVIIEELQQQSGSANDSMTSSLAMLETNQGLATEVAQALNDICHSITQLNSVNTQVATASEEQGQVTSDINSNLSNIYELVSQNVTGITQAATASQELSSLAEHQKQQLAYFRT from the coding sequence ATGCGCCAGTTACTCAGTGGCCTTTCGGTTAAGATGCAGGTTGTTGTCCCTGTGGCTTTCACTATGCTTTTGCTTATCGCAGGCATCGCCTTTAGCACAACAAGTTTAAAACACGCTTTCTCCCAAGTTTCCGAGTCCACCGAAGATCTCGTCACTCACAAAGATGAACTGACTCAAATCGTAGACAATACTTATGGTATGCGAATCAGCGCTATATACAGTTTGTTTAAAGCCGACGAAATCAAAGTGCTGCCTTCGGTGCTAAAAGAAAAGCAGCAAAACAACCGAGAACTACTTGCCTCATTGAACTCGGTCTCTGGTATGGAGCAAGAAGTCAGTGCAATGCAGCAAGCTATGGACCATTACGTCAATTACTCCATCAATGTCATGCTTCCTTTATTACAGATTAAACATCACGAACAATACCCTTCTCCGGATTTCCAACAGCAATATACCCAAGCAGCAAATGCCTATCGCGAAGCGGGAAATCAGATGGTTACGGCTATCGCAAATCTCTCTAAAAAGCTGAACACCATTGCTCTGGATGAGGTCGCACAAAACGAGCAATCACACAGCGGTGTCCTCAACAATGCAACGCTAGGGCTAATTGCGGTATTAGCGATCGCAGCTATATTGAGTTGGATCTTAGCGGGCATCATCGTCACACCAATTAAGCAACTGCAGAATGTAATGCGTGAGGTCGCTTCCGGAAACTTGACCGTTGAAAGCCACCCCGTTGGTCACAATGAAATTGCCGTCCTCTCGGATGATGTCAATAGCACCATTCATCAGTTAAGAAATACCATTGAAGCCTTAGTTCGAGTGAGTAATGATGTCGCTTCAGCATCAACGGAACTCGCGGCTGTCATGACACAATCAAGCCATAATTCAGACCAAGAAAGACAAGAGGTGGAGCAAGTCGCTTCGGCTGTGAATCAGCTTGAAAGCACGGCTAGTGAAGTAACACAGAATGCTAATGAAGCCGATTCTGCTTCTAGCATCGTTGATCAGCTTGCCAAAGAAAGTCTGGACAAATTTACACGTAACCACAAAGCCAGTACTCAAATGGCTGACCAGCTCAGCGAAGCCGCACAACTCGTTAACTCATTGAAAGAACAATCTGAGCAAATCGGCAAAGTGATTGAAGTTATCGAAGGTATTTCTGAACAAACAAATCTGCTTGCTCTCAATGCAGCTATTGAAGCGGCACGTGCGGGAGAAAGTGGCAGAGGCTTTGCTGTAGTAGCAGATGAAGTCAGAATGCTGGCCGCACGCACGCAGGAATCAACCAAAGAAATCCAAGTGATCATTGAAGAACTTCAGCAACAATCAGGTAGTGCAAACGACAGTATGACTTCAAGCTTAGCAATGCTTGAAACCAACCAAGGACTTGCAACTGAAGTGGCTCAGGCTCTCAATGACATTTGTCACTCAATCACACAGCTGAACTCTGTGAACACCCAAGTTGCCACCGCTTCTGAAGAGCAAGGGCAAGTGACCTCGGATATCAACTCAAACTTGAGTAATATTTACGAGTTAGTTAGCCAAAATGTAACAGGGATTACCCAAGCAGCCACAGCAAGCCAAGAGTTGTCCAGCCTTGCTGAGCATCAAAAACAGCAGCTCGCCTATTTCAGAACATAA
- the phrB gene encoding deoxyribodipyrimidine photo-lyase: MKLVWFRRDLRVDDNRALFEAIKSGEPVIGVYVATPDTWFKHHLAPIQADLIYRRLEVLKQELAQYNVELIYHESDTYENGAEFVAHIAKQCRVGAVYLNKDYEVDEQRRDEHLRMRLKLEGVAYQCFDDKCIFPPGSVLNKQGEYFKVFTPFKKAYLSKLYAMSFSVLKTETASPLSQLQRDKINSLQLNTGFSFPRVSSAAYPIDRITIRNQLRDFDQQGVEHYHQQRDFPALLATSRLSPYLAIGALSVRQCMARVMYRQTPALSRGREVWQSELIWREFYQHLLHFEPKLSKGRCFFEWGESLQWVTNDALFQAWKEGITGYPIVDAAMRQLNTTGWIHNRLRMIVASFLVKDLHISWREGEAYFMSHLIDGDYAANNGGWQWCASTGCDGQPYFRIFNPTTQGEKFDPDGVFIRRWVPELRDLETRYIHQPWKCPAVNTLSYPKPIVDHKVEREITLRLYKEAKET; this comes from the coding sequence TAGGGCATTATTTGAAGCTATAAAAAGTGGCGAGCCTGTGATTGGTGTTTATGTGGCGACACCTGACACTTGGTTCAAGCATCATCTTGCCCCTATTCAGGCAGACCTTATATACCGACGTCTCGAAGTGCTTAAACAAGAGTTAGCGCAGTACAACGTCGAGCTTATTTATCATGAAAGTGATACTTATGAGAATGGAGCAGAGTTTGTTGCCCATATCGCGAAGCAATGTAGAGTCGGTGCGGTTTATTTAAACAAGGATTATGAGGTAGACGAACAACGGCGGGATGAGCATCTTCGAATGCGGCTTAAATTGGAAGGGGTGGCATATCAATGCTTTGATGATAAGTGCATTTTTCCTCCAGGTTCCGTGCTCAACAAACAGGGAGAGTACTTTAAAGTTTTTACGCCTTTTAAAAAGGCTTATCTAAGTAAGTTGTATGCGATGTCTTTTTCTGTACTCAAGACTGAAACCGCTTCGCCTTTGTCTCAACTGCAAAGGGATAAAATAAACTCACTTCAACTGAATACAGGTTTCAGTTTTCCTCGGGTTTCTAGTGCTGCGTACCCCATTGATAGAATTACTATCCGCAATCAACTGCGCGATTTCGACCAGCAAGGGGTTGAACACTATCATCAGCAACGTGATTTTCCAGCTCTACTCGCAACGAGTCGCCTTTCCCCTTATTTGGCAATTGGTGCGCTCTCTGTACGGCAATGTATGGCCAGAGTGATGTATCGGCAAACGCCAGCTTTAAGTCGTGGTCGAGAAGTTTGGCAAAGCGAACTGATTTGGCGAGAGTTTTATCAACACTTACTTCATTTTGAACCTAAGCTCAGTAAAGGTCGGTGTTTTTTTGAATGGGGGGAGAGCTTGCAATGGGTAACGAATGACGCGCTGTTCCAAGCGTGGAAAGAGGGCATTACTGGGTATCCAATTGTTGATGCGGCAATGAGGCAGCTTAACACGACAGGTTGGATACATAACCGTTTGAGAATGATTGTCGCCAGCTTTCTGGTTAAAGATTTACATATTAGTTGGAGAGAGGGTGAAGCCTATTTTATGAGCCATCTGATTGACGGAGATTATGCTGCGAACAATGGTGGCTGGCAGTGGTGTGCGTCAACCGGATGTGACGGTCAACCTTACTTTCGGATTTTTAACCCAACTACTCAAGGGGAGAAGTTTGACCCCGATGGCGTTTTTATCCGGCGCTGGGTTCCTGAGCTACGAGATTTAGAAACACGTTATATTCATCAGCCGTGGAAATGCCCAGCTGTCAATACATTGTCATATCCCAAGCCGATAGTTGATCACAAGGTAGAAAGAGAGATAACCTTACGTCTCTATAAAGAAGCTAAGGAAACCTAA
- a CDS encoding L,D-transpeptidase family protein, with protein sequence MLRKVLSLCCCLSLPVFAATYELPPEGSSLVGRTQYHKVEQGESLADIAKQYDVGFLSLMAANKGVDPFLPQVDYVLTIPTQIILPQVPREGIVINLAELRLYYFKPQENKVHIFPVGIGRIGRDTPEMETKISQKRPNPTWTPPASIRKEYLAKGIELPTVVPAGPENPLGEFALRLAYGAGDYLIHGTNKDFGIGMRVSSGCIRMDPKDIKWLFPQIKLGEKVKIIDEPVKVALEPDRSVFVEAHEPLTRSDGSKKDMVVPQQLSWWLDEFDISDVKARAVILSQNGVPTEVVAPSYVN encoded by the coding sequence ATGCTGCGAAAAGTTCTTTCTCTCTGTTGTTGTCTGAGTCTGCCGGTGTTTGCGGCAACTTATGAACTACCGCCAGAGGGCAGCAGTTTGGTGGGGCGCACCCAATATCATAAGGTTGAGCAAGGAGAAAGCTTAGCGGATATTGCAAAGCAATATGATGTTGGCTTTTTGTCATTAATGGCAGCAAATAAGGGTGTTGACCCTTTTTTACCTCAAGTGGACTATGTTTTAACCATTCCAACTCAAATCATCTTACCCCAAGTGCCCAGAGAAGGAATTGTGATTAACTTGGCTGAACTTCGTCTTTATTACTTCAAGCCCCAAGAAAATAAAGTACACATTTTCCCGGTAGGTATTGGTCGAATCGGTCGTGATACGCCGGAAATGGAGACCAAAATCAGCCAAAAAAGACCCAACCCGACATGGACACCTCCTGCTTCAATTAGAAAAGAGTATTTAGCGAAAGGCATCGAACTACCTACGGTTGTGCCCGCTGGTCCAGAAAACCCTTTAGGTGAGTTTGCCCTGCGACTGGCTTATGGGGCGGGTGACTATTTGATCCATGGAACCAATAAAGACTTTGGTATCGGTATGCGAGTAAGCTCAGGTTGCATACGTATGGATCCAAAAGATATTAAGTGGCTATTCCCTCAGATCAAACTGGGTGAAAAAGTGAAAATTATTGATGAACCAGTAAAAGTGGCGTTGGAGCCGGATCGCAGTGTATTTGTTGAAGCTCACGAGCCTTTAACACGTAGCGACGGCAGTAAAAAAGATATGGTGGTTCCGCAGCAGCTAAGCTGGTGGTTAGATGAGTTTGATATTTCGGATGTGAAAGCGCGCGCGGTGATATTGTCACAAAACGGTGTGCCAACAGAAGTCGTCGCGCCGTCATATGTGAATTAA
- a CDS encoding DEAD/DEAH box helicase, translating to MENPLQFKELGLDNRLLKNLNHYDFKKATDIQRQAIPVAMAGKDLLASSKTGSGKTLAFVLPMLHKSLKTKAFSANDPRGLILAPTRELAKQVYGELRIMLGGLSYEAALILGGENFNDQVKALRRKPRFIVATPGRLADHLEHRSLFLDGLETLILDEADRMLDLGFAPELRRIHKAAKHRRRQTLMFSATLDHAEVNDIASEMLDAPKRIAIGVSNEEHKDITQRFYLCDHLDHKEAILERVLEESDYKQLIIFTATRSDTDRLTEKLNEKKLKAVALSGNLNQTQRNTIMSQFERAVFKILVTTDVASRGLDIANVTHVINFDMPKHTEEYVHRVGRTGRAGNKGDAISLVGPKDWVSFKRVEAYLHQDINFSELEGLKGKFKGIKPRKPDMRKAKGSVKKAKPQAKKVAKKPVKRDKGFYQNVAVGDSVFIPKKKTPPKESED from the coding sequence CTGGAGAATCCATTGCAGTTTAAAGAGCTAGGCCTAGATAACCGCCTTCTGAAAAATTTGAATCACTATGACTTTAAAAAGGCGACAGACATTCAACGACAAGCTATCCCTGTGGCGATGGCTGGCAAAGATCTGTTGGCCTCGTCTAAAACAGGCTCTGGTAAGACACTGGCGTTTGTTTTGCCCATGCTGCATAAATCTCTTAAGACAAAAGCATTTTCTGCTAACGATCCGCGTGGTTTGATTCTAGCCCCGACTCGTGAGTTGGCGAAACAAGTCTATGGTGAGCTACGTATCATGCTTGGAGGCTTATCATATGAAGCCGCTTTGATTCTCGGTGGTGAAAACTTTAACGATCAAGTGAAAGCGCTTCGTCGTAAACCACGGTTTATCGTCGCAACGCCGGGTCGTCTGGCTGACCATTTAGAGCACCGTTCACTGTTCCTTGATGGTTTGGAAACACTGATCCTTGATGAAGCGGATCGCATGTTGGATTTGGGCTTTGCCCCTGAGCTTCGCCGTATTCATAAGGCTGCGAAGCACCGTCGCCGTCAAACGTTGATGTTTTCAGCGACATTAGATCATGCTGAAGTGAATGATATCGCCTCTGAAATGTTGGATGCGCCTAAACGCATTGCGATAGGTGTTTCGAACGAAGAACATAAAGACATCACTCAAAGATTCTACTTATGTGATCATTTGGATCATAAAGAAGCAATTCTAGAACGTGTTCTTGAAGAGTCTGATTACAAGCAACTTATTATTTTCACCGCAACTCGCTCTGATACGGATCGCCTAACAGAGAAGCTGAATGAGAAGAAACTCAAAGCGGTCGCACTCAGCGGTAATTTAAATCAGACCCAGCGAAATACCATTATGAGTCAATTTGAGCGTGCGGTATTTAAGATATTGGTAACGACTGATGTTGCATCGCGCGGTTTGGATATTGCTAATGTAACGCATGTGATCAACTTTGATATGCCAAAGCATACTGAAGAGTATGTTCACCGCGTAGGTCGTACTGGTCGCGCGGGTAATAAAGGGGATGCTATTTCTCTTGTTGGTCCAAAAGACTGGGTAAGTTTCAAACGTGTTGAAGCGTATCTGCACCAAGATATTAACTTCTCTGAACTGGAAGGGTTAAAAGGGAAGTTTAAAGGGATCAAACCGCGCAAACCGGATATGCGTAAAGCTAAAGGTTCAGTGAAAAAAGCCAAACCACAAGCGAAGAAAGTAGCGAAGAAACCAGTGAAACGTGATAAAGGCTTCTATCAAAACGTCGCTGTAGGTGATTCAGTCTTTATTCCGAAAAAGAAAACACCGCCGAAAGAATCTGAAGATTAA